In Vanessa cardui chromosome 28, ilVanCard2.1, whole genome shotgun sequence, one genomic interval encodes:
- the LOC124541422 gene encoding probable lysine-specific demethylase 4B: MSVTGDDVCTSSGGVSIQVFRPTWDEFKDFNKYVQYMESKGAHKAGLAKVIPPPEWVPRKKGYDLDELNVTIPSPICQVVTGKQGLFQQINIQKKSMTVKQFAVLANSAKYCTPKHTNYDDLERKYWKNVTYVAPIYGADVNGSITDPDVKEWNINHLGTILDFVNSDYGIEIDGVNTAYLYFGMWKTTFAWHTEDMDLYSINYLHFGEPKTWYAIPPEHGKRFERIASGFFPTSAKTCQAFLRHKMTLISPQILKQYSVPVNKITQESGEIMITFPYGYHAGFNHGFNCAESTNFAAPRWVEYGKRALQCTCSNDMVKISMDTFVKRFQPDRYELWLKGQDIGCHPEQPEKMVPAPHPSGQDILCNKNNTELPESFIEAEVEGLKKKKRHPLHLKRAMASKSISEGAIAVSILGHDVMDDDEMTMAEGDLDMMTSMKRPMMPMDPDDTQLDALEDIWLKGDEMDPSEAQLPDIGYIDSDRDSDYVAPATKRNTKIRKKRKESIKKEPREKVIKEEGDTSQEQEKVASQPKKQRRKMKSKKLSDEQLEDMAAVISSWESPPHDVDDSIKIETEPVPSPKTDPLHEIPASQSITLDNSVELKKEPKKRKSNTKTDAEKKEKPKKERVKKEPVKREPKVKKEKTEGDQKVKKPRKPRTPKKDTNFAYSSPLEPVIDDQSKLYSQLCQPKPSTATTSTQPSTTTQKPLQTNPKTPLKSYPTFRLDSSPRVPAVIPPINKNPSAFQGEFHKFMKTKQNTVIETSESYSRKKSTPKKVIVESVELKSFPSTPEKTQDIPLPVGQYNDSIFLDAPIDYRTFAPPNGTERLQEAMTQPSYRQERNQWRPEYYPNPQIPTACLNVLTKQEASPCVEKEEVKVEVERFIDLARQMEAFFLQKRFLLSAMKPELLVKEDNNELKCELQRKEELLRRHYDKISQWQNLLADLQGHTQYNKCQQQTPQPALQQAASPMQQPCSVQQSVQAQQMAAAAAAQQAALQQQALQQQQVPRPPHPPAYPATVQRR, from the exons ATGTCGGTGACCGGGGATGATGTTTGTACATCGAGTGGTGGAGTATCTATACAAGTGTTTCGTCCAACATGGGATGAATTCAAAGACTTCAACAAATACGTGCAGTATATGGAGTCGAAAGGAGCCCACAAGGCAGGACTCGCTAAGGTGATTCCTCCTCCCGAGTGGGTTCCACGGAAGAAGGGCTACGACTTGGACGAGCTGAACGTAACCATACCTTCTCCTATTTGTCAAGTCGTCACTGGGAAGCAGGGTTTATTTCAACAGATCAATATTCAAAAGAAATCTATGACAGTGAAACAGTTCGCCGTGTTAGCGAACTCAGCTAAGTATTGTACTCCTAAACACACAAACTACGATGACTTGGAAAGGAAATACTGGAAGAACGTCACGTACGTTGCACCAATATACGGCGCTGATGTCAATGGCAGCATAACAGATCCAGACGTTAAGGAATGGAATATCAATCACCTCGGGACAATCCTAGACTTTGTAAACTCTGATTATGGTATAGAAATCGATGGTGTTAACACAGCTTACCTGTACTTTGGTATGTGGAAGACAACCTTTGCTTGGCACACCGAAGACATGGATctgtattcaataaattaccTTCACTTCGGCGAGCCCAAGACCTGGTATGCTATCCCACCAGAACATGGTAAAAGATTTGAGCGAATTGCATCTGGCTTCTTCCCTACATCCGCTAAAACATGCCAAGCATTCCTGAGACACAAAATGACATTGATATCACCACAAATATTGAAACAGTATTCGGTAccagtaaataaaattactcaaGAATCCGGCGAAATAATGATAACATTCCCGTATGGGTACCATGCAGGTTTTAATCATGGTTTTAATTGTGCTGAATCGACAAACTTTGCAGCACCGAGATGGGTTGAATACGGTAAACGAGCTTTGCAATGTACATGCAGTAATGATATGGTGAAGATATCCATGGACACATTTGTTAAACGGTTCCAACCTGACCGTTATGAGTTGTGGTTAAAAGGTCAAGATATAGGCTGCCACCCAGAACAGCCGGAAAAAATGGTCCCCGCACCCCATCCCTCTGGCCaagatatattatgtaacaaaaacaacacAGAGCTTCCTGAATCGTTTATAGAAGCAGAAGTTGAAGGTTTAAAGAAGAAGAAGCGTCATCCTTTACATTTGAAAAGAGCAATGGCTAGCAAGAGCATATCTGAAGGAGCAATTGCTGTGTCTATTCTAGGTCATGATGTAATGGATGATGATGAAATGACAATGGCAGAAGGTGACTTAGATATGATGACATCAATGAAACGTCCTATGATGCCCATGGATCCAGACGACACGCAGCTCGATGCTCTTGAAGATATATGGTTAAAAGGTGATGAAATGGACCCGTCTGAAGCCCAACTTCCCGATATTGGTTACATTGATTCCGACAGAGATTCAGATTATGTCGCACCAGCCACTAAGAGGAATACTAAAATAAGGAAAAAACGAAAAGAAAGCATTAAAAAGGAACCAAGGGAGAAGGTTATAAAAGAAGAAGGTGATACTAGTCAAGAACAGGAGAAAGTAGCGTCGCAGCCCAAAAAGCAACGTAGAAAAATGAAGTCTAAGAAACTATCTGATGAACAGTTAGAAGACATGGCAGCTGTGATCTCTAGCTGGGAGTCACCCCCTCATGACGTCGACGatagtattaaaattgaaacagAACCTGTTCCATCACCCAAGACTGATCCTTTACACGAAATCCCTGCATCACAATCGATCACATTAGATAATTCAGTAGAGTTAAAGAAAGAACCTAAAAAACGCAAATCCAATACAAAAACAGATGCCGAGAAGAAAGAGAAACCTAAAAAAGAGAGGGTTAAGAAGGAACCAGTTAAACGTGAACCCAAAGTCAAGAAAGAAAAGACAGAAGGCGACCAGAAAGTTAAGAAACCTCGTAAACCTAGAACACCAAAGAAAGATACGAACTTTGCATATAGTTCACCATTAGAACCCGTTATTGATGATCAGTCCAAATTATATTCCCAACTATGTCAGCCGAAACCCTCCACAGCAACTACATCCACCCAACCTTCAACTACAACACAGAAACCACTTCAGACTAATCCAAAAACACCACTGAAATCATATCCAACTTTCCGCCTAGACTCTAGTCCCCGAGTACCTGCAGTAATTCcgcctataaataaaaacccaAGTGCATTTCAAGGAGAGTTCCACAAGTTTATGAAAACTAAGCAAAACACAGTCATTGAGACGTCAGAATCATACTCTCGCAAGAAGTCAACTCCTAAGAAAGTTATAGTGGAAAGTGTCGAGCTGAAATCTTTCCCGAGTACACCGGAGAAAACTCAAGATATACCATTGCCAGTAGGTCAATATAATGACAGCATTTTCTTAGACGCACCAATTGATTATAGAACATTTGCACCTCCAAATGGTACAGAAAGATTACAAGAAGCGATGACTCAACCTAGTTACAGGCAGGAGAGGAACCAGTGGAGGCCAGAGTACTACCCTAATCCCCAAATACCGACA GCATGCTTGAACGTGCTGACAAAACAAGAGGCGTCCCCGTGCGTCGAGAAGGAAGAGGTCAAGGTTGAGGTGGAAAGGTTCATCGACCTCGCGAGGCAGATGGAGGCCTTCTTCCTACAAaaaag ATTCCTGTTGTCAGCCATGAAACCGGAACTCCTCGTAAAGGAGGACAACAATGAGCTTAAATGCGAGTTACAGAGGAAAGAAGAATTACTGAGGAGGCATTACGACAAGATCAGTCAGTGGCAGAACCTCCTGGCAGATTTGcag GGTCACACGCAGTACAATAAGTGTCAGCAGCAAACGCCGCAGCCGGCCTTGCAGCAGGCAGCGTCGCCGATGCAGCAGCCGTGCAGCGTGCAGCAAAGCGTTCAG GCTCAGCAAATGGCAGCAGCGGCAGCAGCACAGCAGGCGGCGTTACAGCAACAGGCGTTGCAGCAACAACAGGTACCGCGGCCCCCGCACCCGCCCGCATACCCCGCCACCGTGCAGCGGCGGTAG